In Palaemon carinicauda isolate YSFRI2023 chromosome 38, ASM3689809v2, whole genome shotgun sequence, a single window of DNA contains:
- the LOC137630252 gene encoding trichohyalin-like yields MGILRELVKEFKLKLCLLFLTSEKKKANAQTGVKKTWLRNPEHPAGEVDRNQVECSRVCSRARKLQRTKESVPECALEQENSKEPRRVCPSVLSSKKTPKNQGECARVCSRARKLQRTKKSGPECALEVRPSVLSSKKTPKNQEECARVCSVLSSKETPKNQEECAQVCSRARKLQRTKKSGPECALEQGNSKEPRRVGPSVLSSKETPKNQEERARVCSRARKLQRTKKRGPECVLEQGNSKEPRRVGPSVLSSKETPKNQEEWARVCSRARKLQRTKKSAPECALEQENSKEPRRVCPSVQCTFEQGNSKEPRRVGPSVLSSKETPKNQEEWARVCSRARKLQRTKKRGPECALEQENSKEPRREGPSVLSSKETPKNQEEWARVCSRARKLQRTKKSGPECALKQENPKNQEECARVCSRARKLQRTKKSVPECAVYSRARKLQRTKKSVPECALEQGNSKEPRRVGPSVLSSKETPKNQEEWARVCSRARKLQRTKKRGPECVSSKETPKNQEEWARVCSRARKLQRTNKSGPECALEQGNSKEPRRVGPSVLSSKETPKNQEEWARVCSRARKLQRTKKSVPECALEQENSKEPSRVLSSKKTPKNQEEWARVCSRARKLQRTKKSGPECALEQENSKEPRRVGPSVLSSKKTPKNQEEWARVC; encoded by the exons AACCAAGTAGAGTGCTCCCGAGTGTGCTctcgagcaagaaaactccaaagaaccaaggagagtgtgcccgagtgtgctctcgagcaagaaaactccaaagaaccaaggagagtgtgcccgagtgtgctctcgagcaagaaaactccaaaGAACCAAGGAGAGTGTGCCAGAGTATGCTctcgagcaagaaaactccaaagaaccaagaagagtgggcccgagtgtgctctcga agtgcgcccgagtgtgctctcgagcaagaaaactccaaagaaccaagaagagtgtgcccgagtgtgcagTGTACTCTCGAGCAAGGAAACTCCAAAGAACCAAgaagagtgtgcccaagtgtgctCTCGAGCAAGGAAACTCCAAAGAACCAAGAAGAGTGGGCCCGAGTGTGCTCTCGAGCAAGGAAACTCCAAAGAACCAAGAAGAGTGGGCCCGAGTGTGCTCTCGAGCAAGGAAACtccaaagaaccaagaagagagggccCGAGTGTGCTCTCGAGCAAGGAAACtccaaagaaccaagaagagagggccCGAGTGTGTTCTCGAGCAAGGAAACTCCAAAGAACCAAGAAGAGTGGGCCCGAGTGTGCTCTCGAGCAAGGAAACTCCAAAGAACCAAGAAGAGTGGGCCCGAGTGTGCTctcgagcaagaaaactccaaagaaccaagaagagtgcgcccgagtgtgctctcgagcaagaaaactccaaagaaccaagaagagtgtgcccgagtgtgcagTGTACTTTCGAGCAAGGAAACTCCAAAGAACCAAGAAGAGTGGGCCCGAGTGTGCTCTCGAGCAAGGAAACTCCAAAGAACCAAGAAGAGTGGGCCCGAGTGTGCTCTCGAGCAAGGAAACtccaaagaaccaagaagagagggcccgagtgtgctctcgagcaagaaaactccaaagaaccaagaagagagggccCGAGTGTGCTCTCGAGCAAGGAAACTCCAAAGAACCAAGAAGAGTGGGCCCGAGTGTGCTCTCGAGCAAGGAAACTCCAAAGAACCAAGAAGAGTGGGCCCGAGTGTGCTCTAAAGCAAGAAAATCCAAAGAACCAAGAAGAATGCGCCCGAGTGTGCTctcgagcaagaaaactccaaagaaccaagaagagtgtgcccgagtgtgcagTGTACTCTCGAGCAAGGAAACTCCAAAGAAccaagaagagtgtgcccgagtgtgctctcGAGCAAGGAAACTCCAAAGAACCAAGAAGAGTGGGCCCGAGTGTGCTCTCGAGCAAGGAAACTCCAAAGAACCAAGAAGAGTGGGCCCGAGTGTGCTCTCGAGCAAGGAAACtccaaagaaccaagaagagagggccCGAGTGTGTCTCGAGCAAGGAAACTCCAAAGAACCAAGAAGAGTGGGCCCGAGTGTGCTCTCGAGCAAGGAAACTCCAAAGAACCAACAAGAGTGGGCCCGAGTGTGCTCTCGAGCAAGGAAACTCCAAAGAACCAAGAAGAGTGGGCCCGAGTGTGCTCTCGAGCAAGGAAACTCCAAAGAACCAAGAAGAGTGGGCCCGAGTGTGCTCTCGAGCAAGGAAACTCCAAAGAAccaagaagagtgtgcccgagtgtgctctcgagcaagaaaactccaaaGAACCAAGTAGAGTGCTctcgagcaagaaaactccaaagaaccaagaagagtgggcccgagtgtgctctcgagcaagaaaactccaaagaaccaagaagagtgggcccgagtgtgctctcgagcaagaaaactccaaaGAACCAAGAAGAGTGGGCCCGAGTGTGCTCTCGAGCAAGAAAACACCAAAGAACCAAGAAGAGTGGGCCCGAGTGTGCTAG